GAAAAAAAAGTATTCATAACCCAAGTTTTTGATGCCAGACAAGACCCACAAAAACTGCTACAAAAAGAAAGAGATTAATCCTAAGCCTCTAAAAAAACACACAAATGTCAATGGCTTTAGTTTAATATAGCGTGTTAAACTGTATCTTAGCTCTGTAAATGTACACAAAATTGATAAAATCGGCAGTCGGCAGTCGGCAATCGGCAATCGGCAAAAAGGCAAAATTGATAAAGTCGGCAATCGGCAATCTACAGTCCCCAGTCGGCAAAAAACAATTGCCGACTGCTCCCGAGTACTCGGGATGGACTGCCGACTGTGGACTGCCGACTGCCGATTGTGGACTGCCGACTGTGGACTGCCGACTGAAAGGTATTCAATGTGATTTTGAAAATTATGCATTTTGCAACGTTAGTTTAAACTAAAGCCATGTCAATGCTTGAACTACCACTAACAAGTAAACTACCCAACAACCCCGGCATTTATAAATTCTTCGACAAAAATAATTCGCTTATCTATATTGGAAAAGCAAAAGATATTCGGAAAAGAGTTAGCAGCTATTTTTCCTCCCTTAAGGGGGGAAAGAGGGGGGTAAATTGGAAAACACAAAAGCTTATAAATCAAATTGATCACGTAGAATACACGATTGTTGATAACGAATTTGATGCCTTTTTACTTGAAAATAATTTAATAAAAAAACACCAGCCCAAATATAATATCCAATTAAAAGATGATAAATCTTATCCATATATTTGCGTTACCAATGAGCGATTCCCCCGTGTATTTTCATTTAGAAACATCCATATCAAACCTCCCAATGGCACTTTTTATGGCCCCTATTCAAGTGTTCGTACAATGAATACTATATTGGAATTAATTAATAGTATCTATCAACTAAGGACGTGTAAATACAATCTATCAGAACAAAATGTTAAAAAAAAGAAATATAAAGTATGCCTTGAATATCACATAGGCAATTGCAAAGGACCATGCGAAGGGCTGCAATCAGAAAAAGAATATAATGAACATATATTACAGATTAAGAGCATTTTGAGAGGTCATTTTACAAAGGCATTATCTTTTTTAAAATCTCAAATGCAGAAAGCAGCAAAGGAATTTAAATTTGAAAAAGCTCAGCAATATAAAGAAAAACTAGAGCTGCTCAATAAATACCAGAGCAGATCTCTTGTTGTAAATCAGAAAATATATGACCTTGATGTATTCACCATCATATCAAATCAAAGATTCGCATACATTAATTATTTAAAGGTAGTTAAGGGCAGGATAGTTAATACCAAAACAATTGAAGTAAAGAAAAAGCTTAATGAAACAGATGCTGAAATCCTAGCTTTTGTAATTATTGAAACCATTACACCTGCTCCCTTCTTAGATCATCAAATAAATAAAGATGAAAGTCAGGAAAAGTATTTTTCTAATGAGATCATAACAAATATTCCAGTTGAAATACCAGTCAGTTCCCCCAAAAGAGGGGATAAGAAAAAACTAATTGAACTGTCACTGAAAAATGCCTGTTTTTTTCAAAATGAAAAACAACAAAACAGGTCAACCGGAAATGATCAAACCAAGATATTAAAAAAATTACAAAAAGACCTGAGACTCAAATCCCTTCCCACCCATATTGAATGCTTTGACAATTCAAATATTCATGGGAAAAATGCAGTGGCTTCAATGGTATGCTTCAAAAATGGCACGCCATCAAAAAAAGACTTCAGGCATTTTAATATCAAATCTGTCACGACCCCTGATGATGTTGCTTCAATGAAAGAAATTGTCTATAGAAGATACAACAGCCCCCCTAACAGCCCCCCGAATCGGAGAAACGGAGAAACGGAGAAACGGGGGAGGCAAGTCACCGATTCATCGATTCACCGATTCACCGATTCGGGGGGATATAGGGGGGCTGTTCCACAACTTATCATTATTGATGGCGGAAAGGGACAATTAAATGCAGCAACAGAAGCATTAAAAAGTCTGGAGTTATACGGACAAATAGCTATTATTGGTATCGCAAAAAAATTAGAAAAAATATACTTTCCCGGAGACAATATCGCGCTGCACATTGATAAAAGGTCTGAAACCCTGAAATTGATCCAAAAAATACGCAATGAAGCACACAGATTTGCTATTCAATTTCACAGAAAAAAAAGAAGTAAAACACAAATATCACCATCACTTATTAAAATTGATGGTATAGGGGATAAAAGTATGGAAAAACTGCTTGCAAGATTCAAATCACCAAAAAAGATCAAACAAGCGTCTTTGGAAGAATTAGTTGAAATAGTGGGGTGGCAAAAAGCAGGTTTGGTTAAAGAGAGATTATTTTAGTTATTGGTTTATTAGTTTTTATAATTAAATGAAATGATTTGGATAAACCAACAAACCCAAAAACCAAAACAAGTAACTATTTAACCATAACTAACAAACCAACCAACTAAAAACTAACTAGAATTCCCAAAGATTATGCTCATACTCAAATAATTTATACAACTCCGCTTTTGAAGCTCTAATACCCCCCAATTCACCACCAAATATATCAGACAATACCTCATCTTTAGGATTAGATACTTTTGTGATATAGGAGCTAAATAATCGCAGCTTAATGGCATCGGCAAAATTATATTGCTCTGCATCATTAAAAGCGTTATGCCATACAGCACGCTCATCTTGCCTGAAAATATCAATCAGGTCTTTGTATTTAAATGACGCCACAGACACATCAAAACCTTTTAAAGTATTCCCAGCTGGAACCACCATCGTGAAAGCCAATATATCATAATACATACGTGACCGCTCTTTGTCAAAGATTACATCTTCTCTTATATCCAAAATGAAAATGTCTTTAGGGTAGTATTCATCTGAGACGGTCTCTGTAGCAGGTCCCTCCTGGTCAGGATCGCCCCAATCGTCATCCTCATCTCCGCCAAACAAGGTATCTTCCCCTGTACCTCCCAATCTCTCATCTTTGATTTTTTTAAGAAACTCCTCTTTGGTCATCGTGGTGACACATGAATCGCTCGCGTAAGGGATCAATTTTTCCTGCTTTACAGCATCCATAATGATCCTTGAAATTTCAGCGTTTTTAGCGAAAAATGGGAGATTCTGTTTTTCATCTAACCTGAGCCTTCGGACGATCGATTTTTGATACATAATATCAGATTCATGAATAGGATCTGTTGACAACGGATTATAACCGTTGTCATCTTCCTGGGCTATGCTTATTGCAATTGCTCCGGAGATAAAGACGAATAAAAAGCTTAACTTTTTCATAATAAAAATATTTTAGTCTCATTAGATAGTAAATACATCTAATGGGACAATTTATTGAATAGGAATATTAAAAATTGTTTCATTACTTGGCATTATAACTTCTTCTATCTTACTCTTGAAATTCAATCTTTGAACCTTTTTGACATCTATTACAATCCTGTCGCCAGGTTTTGCATTACTCGCAATTTCAGATATATTACATTTAGAAGATGTACAATTTATTGTAGTCACCGGCCTTCTTCCTCTTGCCAGAAATGCTACCCACTTCACAATTCTGTAACGTGCATCGTCAGGAAGAAAAGCCTTAAAATTCTTCTCGGCTTCTGCTTTAACTATGAGCGTTCTGGGACCTGGTGCATTAACACCTTTTTTCCTATCTACGGTTCTCTTTCCAATATAAACGACAATATCCGGTAAAGGTATTCCAATGACCTTAAACTCTTCTTTGCCAATATAAGTTCCGCTGCTTGATACTCTCAGAATAACCTTTTTAGCATTTGGAACAATAGTAACCTCTCCTTTCCTTGATCCCCTTATCGCTTTACCTCCCGTAACTCCGTAACTCGGTCTGTATGACTGACCCAATGCAGGAACCAATACCCTCAGTTTATTACCACAGTTCAAATAAAGTGCCGACACAGACTGAGACTGGATCTGGATCACCGGCTGGGCTACAATATACTCTTCTTCAATCATAAAAGTTGTATCCACCATACCACGTAACGTAATTGTACCTTTCCACTTTTTTTTGATCTTTCCTTCTTTATCGTAGCGGCCGCCCGTAGCCCGGAATTCTATCTCCCCCATTCCCATGGCATCTACCACTACATCTTTACCCATATACTTCATTTCCGGTTTCATGCCGGAAGTTGAAGCAGCAAGAAACATTTGTGCCTTATATTTTGTTCCCGCAGCCACAATTCTTGATTCGGGCTTCACCATGGGCCTGATAAGATCAAACTTTAGATCAGCAGCGCCTACCTGCTCTGCGAAGTAATTCATTACCAATTCTTCAAGGGAACTAACCTCTGCCTGTTTCTGGCTTAGCACAGCAAGTGCAGCAGCTACTGGTGTTTTAGAAAAAGCCAGGTAAGCAAAATCTTTACCTGTTTGATCAGCGTCATTCTTCCAGATAGGATCTTCTTCAGCGCTAAGCGCCAGTCCCGGAATGGCTTGCACCTCCGGATCATCTACAATGGATTTGATAAAAGATAAGTAACCATCCAGTAATTCCTTAAGCTCATAAGCATGGCCGGCCTCTTTTGCATCCCCTGTATATCCATTTTCAGCCGATCCTATCATAATATGATGCACTTGCTCATCTTCTGCTTTATTTTCAGGAACTCCAGATCCAGGCGGTGATTCTCCACCGCATGCTTCTATCAGCTCAGTTTTCCACCAGTTCATTCTCCTTATTATCTTGTTAGATTCTACACTAACAAACTTTGCAGCTTCTAATACAGCGACATCAGGAGCCCTGTTTCCTGACTTTTCAACCGCCAGGCGCATTTTGTGCCTAACGTTTTCAGCAGCAAAAACGTGACTATCATTCGCTGCTTCAAGTCCCTTATTCAGGAATATAAACTTATTGATGATGGCTGCGCTAATCTGCAATGCAAGCAATGCAGTAAGCACCAGGTACATCATCCCGATCATTTGTTGTCTCGGTGATAGTTTTTCACCTCCCATATTAATTGATTATTGATTATTTATTATTGATATTACATTTTCCATCTTCCATCTTCCATCAACCATCTTCCATCATATTATCCTTTCATAGCCGATAACATTCTTCCATAGATAGCGTTCAGATCGGTTAATCTGGAAGTCAATTCAGACAATGTTTCTTTAAATTGTATAGCTTCCTCACCTGTCTTGGATACATTATCCATCACTGTATTTATACCTCCATAAGCGCTATTGATAGAATTTAGGTTAGAATTCAGTTGAGATAATTCTTCTTTGAATTGCTCAGAATCTTTACGTGTTTCTGATATAGTCTGTACCGTAGCAGACAGATCGCCATAAGAGTTATTAAGTGTGTTCAAATTTGAACCCAGCCTACTGATCTCTTCTTTAAACTGCTGTGTCTCATTACCGGCATCCGACATATTCTCCATAGCAGAAGTGAGGCCCCCATAGAATTTATTGATGGTCTTCAGATGGG
The Cytophagales bacterium DNA segment above includes these coding regions:
- the gldM gene encoding gliding motility protein GldM; translation: MGGEKLSPRQQMIGMMYLVLTALLALQISAAIINKFIFLNKGLEAANDSHVFAAENVRHKMRLAVEKSGNRAPDVAVLEAAKFVSVESNKIIRRMNWWKTELIEACGGESPPGSGVPENKAEDEQVHHIMIGSAENGYTGDAKEAGHAYELKELLDGYLSFIKSIVDDPEVQAIPGLALSAEEDPIWKNDADQTGKDFAYLAFSKTPVAAALAVLSQKQAEVSSLEELVMNYFAEQVGAADLKFDLIRPMVKPESRIVAAGTKYKAQMFLAASTSGMKPEMKYMGKDVVVDAMGMGEIEFRATGGRYDKEGKIKKKWKGTITLRGMVDTTFMIEEEYIVAQPVIQIQSQSVSALYLNCGNKLRVLVPALGQSYRPSYGVTGGKAIRGSRKGEVTIVPNAKKVILRVSSSGTYIGKEEFKVIGIPLPDIVVYIGKRTVDRKKGVNAPGPRTLIVKAEAEKNFKAFLPDDARYRIVKWVAFLARGRRPVTTINCTSSKCNISEIASNAKPGDRIVIDVKKVQRLNFKSKIEEVIMPSNETIFNIPIQ
- the uvrC gene encoding excinuclease ABC subunit UvrC, whose amino-acid sequence is MSMLELPLTSKLPNNPGIYKFFDKNNSLIYIGKAKDIRKRVSSYFSSLKGGKRGVNWKTQKLINQIDHVEYTIVDNEFDAFLLENNLIKKHQPKYNIQLKDDKSYPYICVTNERFPRVFSFRNIHIKPPNGTFYGPYSSVRTMNTILELINSIYQLRTCKYNLSEQNVKKKKYKVCLEYHIGNCKGPCEGLQSEKEYNEHILQIKSILRGHFTKALSFLKSQMQKAAKEFKFEKAQQYKEKLELLNKYQSRSLVVNQKIYDLDVFTIISNQRFAYINYLKVVKGRIVNTKTIEVKKKLNETDAEILAFVIIETITPAPFLDHQINKDESQEKYFSNEIITNIPVEIPVSSPKRGDKKKLIELSLKNACFFQNEKQQNRSTGNDQTKILKKLQKDLRLKSLPTHIECFDNSNIHGKNAVASMVCFKNGTPSKKDFRHFNIKSVTTPDDVASMKEIVYRRYNSPPNSPPNRRNGETEKRGRQVTDSSIHRFTDSGGYRGAVPQLIIIDGGKGQLNAATEALKSLELYGQIAIIGIAKKLEKIYFPGDNIALHIDKRSETLKLIQKIRNEAHRFAIQFHRKKRSKTQISPSLIKIDGIGDKSMEKLLARFKSPKKIKQASLEELVEIVGWQKAGLVKERLF
- the gldN gene encoding gliding motility protein GldN, translating into MKKLSFLFVFISGAIAISIAQEDDNGYNPLSTDPIHESDIMYQKSIVRRLRLDEKQNLPFFAKNAEISRIIMDAVKQEKLIPYASDSCVTTMTKEEFLKKIKDERLGGTGEDTLFGGDEDDDWGDPDQEGPATETVSDEYYPKDIFILDIREDVIFDKERSRMYYDILAFTMVVPAGNTLKGFDVSVASFKYKDLIDIFRQDERAVWHNAFNDAEQYNFADAIKLRLFSSYITKVSNPKDEVLSDIFGGELGGIRASKAELYKLFEYEHNLWEF